From Canis lupus familiaris isolate Mischka breed German Shepherd chromosome 32, alternate assembly UU_Cfam_GSD_1.0, whole genome shotgun sequence:
GCATCTGCCCGCGTGGGCTGCCCTCTCCGACACAGGCCCCCGTCCCCGAAGGGCGGGCAGAGGAGGGTCCGCTCTCCCGTGCCTCCGCCGTCTGGAAGGGAGGCGGCCGAAGCCACTGACGCCAGACCAAGGCCAGCTGTGCGGTGCTGCAGAGGCCGAGGCCGACAGCCCCGAGGTGGGGTCCGAGGACGCGAGCGGGGCAGAGCGGCGGACTCAGGAGGGCGGAGGCCGCCCAAGCGGCTCCCGAAGAGGGGGCCTCGGGCACCTGCTGCCGTTCCCAGCCCAGCTCCGCGGGGGCGAGCGCCTAAGGAACGCGCTTGGACGTCAGCCGCGGTGCCAGGGAGGCGGCGGGCAGCCCCAGGGCCCGCGGGCGCCCGTCAGCTGACGGCGGAGCGCCAGTCGGGGGCGGCggcaggggggcggggcgcggcgcggccgACGTCACCGCCGCGGCCGACGTCACCGCCGCGTGCCGCAGCCGCAGGACCGCTCTGGCGCAGCGCGGGCGCGGGTGTCTGCGGGAGCCACGCTAGAGCTCCGCGGCTGCTGCTGTAACATGGCTGACTCGGAAAACCAGGGGCCTGCGGAGCCGAGccaggcggcggcggaggcggcggaggaggTAATGGCGGAAGGCGGCGCGCAGGGGGGAGACTCGGACAGCGCGGCCGGTCCGACGGCCGAGGAGCCCCAGACCCCCGCGGACAACGCGCCGAAGCCCAAAAATGACTTTATCGAGAGCCTGCCCAACTCGGTGAAGTGCCGAGTCCTGGCCCTCAAAAAGCTGCAGAAGCGCTGCGATAAGATAGAAGCCAAATTTGATAAGGAATTTcaggctctggaaaaaaagtataACGACATCTATAAGCCCCTACTTGCCAAGATCCAAGAGCTCACCGGTGAGATGGAGGGGTGTGCATGGACCTTAGAGGGGGAGGAGGACGACGACGACGAGGAAGAGTacgaggatgaggaggagggggaggaggaggaggaggaggaggaggaagctgcGGCGGAGGCTGCTGTGGAGGCGGCGGCTGCCAAAGATGAGGGTCCCCACTCTGCAGTGCCTGATGACGCCAAGAAATAAGCGGGGCCagagatggaagaggaagagTGACGACGAAAACAAAAccccctattttctttctttctttctttttcttttttttgaatattgGTGGACTTCTAAAAATAAGGCTCAGGTTTGGGACCAAAATACAATGTGAATCAATTTTGACGTTCCTAAAATTAAGTTCAATTGAAGCAATCAGATCCTGGCCAGCCCgtttcacatttttcattttgaacacAATAAATGTATCAAAAGGTGTTGAAGAAAAccagttaaatttaaaatgattttttttttttccatgatctCTTCTGCACGGACTGCAATTGAGGCTTAAGGGTGTCAAGTAGATGTGAAGAATGTCACTTTGAAACCTATTCATCCCACCATCATCACACTACACACGGAACACCCAGACCAAGACTGAATGAACATGTTCTCAATGCTtaattcttcagtttctttagtCCGGACATTCTCCAGTGCGGAAAAAGCAGAAGACTCTCATCTTTAAGTCTTTGCTTTTGTAACCCACACATCAGCTTTACACTTCAGAGAAGAGTGATGGAATTGTGGAAGCCTGTGATGGAGATCATGACAGTACTGTTTAATGAGGTCTGGAAAACTGCCACTTCACATTCTaaagaatgttctgaatatttgAATTTAAGACAAGCAACATGGTTCTGAGAAGGAGGGTGTATAACCTGTATAATATTGTCAACGTATGTGTTCGTTATTTACAGTCTTATGTTTATGTGTGTTCTTGGTAGCGTCTGTTtacaaaggtggaaaaaaaaaccccaaaatgttTTAAGTATTCAATCCCTTTACCTAGCTTTctagaaatattaatttacttGAAAAGATGTAGAATGTAGCAAATCCTGTAAAGCATGTGTATTCAGTGTTTTATGTAGTTTGATCCTTGTGAAGTCTTTTTGTCATGTAGCTTTTAGAATGTAGCTGTGAAAATTATCAGAACTCTTCAATGAAGCTaatgttggaaaaaataaatacttgaagaaCCAATACAAGtgtgtgtccccacccccagctcagaAGTAGAAGGGTTTAAGTTTGCTTGTATTAGCTGTGCCTTCATTATTTTGCTATGTAAATGTgacataataaatttaaaaaatggtgcatattcaaattttaatgcTTGAAGACAGACTGGCATACAGTTAAGGATTTTCAGGAAGGACACATTAAATGTAAAGACTCCTAAGCTTCCTTGTGGGTTTTGAACTTTGTGTGATTCAGTGATCTATAAAAAAACATAAGCATAAAGTTGTTTACCACTGTAGTgttaataaaacagtattttcaaaaaacaaaaggactCGGAAtactctgcctgcctgcctggaatcaaatcccagctctgcctcttacaAGCAACGAACCTTACACAAGTCAGTTGATCTGTTTCAGTTTCTCCTTCTATAAAAGGGGATAGTAACAGCCTCTTCCTCACAATTATGGAGAACAAGTCAGCTAATACACAAGTTCTGTAGGATAAGGTCTGACACACACTCAGTGCTCAAGAAATTtcagctattattatttaattattgttttattattacatGAAAGATAAAGACACTGATTGGAAATTcaatcttccttccctccccaggtACAAAAGGGGGAGAAAACAGACATCATTGTATTCTTAAGTTTATCGATTCCTCCTCAAAGAATGTGGACTTTaatttgaaaacaggaaattcaaTAATCTATCTCATTTTGGTTTCCTCAATATATAATAAGGTTTTGATTTCCTCCCAGAATAGATAAAAGACTTTTACATGTGATATTATGCATATGCAAAACAAGGCTACTTCAACCTTAACATCTGGGCATCCTGAATGAAGCAAAATAGTCTAAAAATTAACCCTCCCccctaaaacttaaaaattcagatGCATTTCTTCCATTTCACTTAAGGGTTAAAATTACACAAGTGAAATTATGCCACTTTTCCTTAAGGACAGGAAGGCAGCTCCGACCTGTTGCTATTGGCAATAGTAGAGTTAAACCTTAACATAATGTTAATCATCCTTAGGACCAGGCCAGccgaaagagaaaaatcaaggtaACATATTATGCAAGAAGTCAATGATTATcttaattatatgattattttaatagaagcaaaaactaataaaattcagtatttcttATCTCTAGGGATAAGAGactcctttaatatttttctaaatccatctagtaaaaaaaaaaaaaaaatgaatgaaacaaataagGAGTCTAACTAcctgggaaaattttttttctaagcatgtaattatatatagaaaacccaagaaaaatgactgaaaattatTAACATTGACTAAATTCGAGCAGTTGACCAGCTGCcagataaatatacaaaactaTTAACTATTTCTAGGTACCAATAATGATCAAAATATATGGAAAGACTCTTtcacaatagaaataaaacatttataaaaacctcaaataaaaaataggtaTAACCtatgtgaaaagtgaaaaaatcagaaagaaatgtaaaacaggggatccctgggtggtgcagcggtttggcgcctgcctttggcccagggcgcgatcctggagacccgggatcgaatcccacgtcaggctcctggtgcatggagcctgcttctccctctgcctatgtctctgcctctctctctgtggactatcataaataaataaaaattaaaaaaaaaaagaaaaaaaaagaaatgtaaaacggGCCTTTGGATGGTAAGACTGAATACCACAAAAGTGTCCATTCTTCCCAAATTAACTTTTATCACACTTCAAATCAAAACCCAAACTGAATCTGGAACTTAATGTAATTAATCTAACGTTTACCTATAAGAATAGCTAAGGAAGCTAGCAATATAGGAACAATTCAGATTTTTACCTTAGACTACAAGTTCCACCCCTcccaaatttttttaagtgaagagaaTACATTATGTATTTATCAATCATTGGACAGGGAAAGGCTGAGATTGGTGATAAAAgaccaaaagaaataatcaacagacACAACACAGAAATTCGTAAGTTATAGAGATTTAAACACAAGCACTCCacattttcaaaagcaaacaaCTAGGGATACAATTTACAATAAATATGAATGGCAAAGGGTTTAACAATCTTAATATAATAAAGAGTTCCCACAAATTTTAAGATCATTTAGTCTCAATACAGGAATACATAAAGAATGCCAGCAGACtagtttaaaaagaggaaatactaCAACCCTGGTTGGGGCAGAAAGacccaggggcaggcaggggtcTGAGAGGGCAGACCTAAGTTGACCCAGGCTCCGGTGAGTTCTGCAACACATGCATTTCCAGCCGAGTGCTCTGGCCAGCAGTCTTCCTTCCACTTAGGGTAAGACTTTAGCTGTAGGGTTTTCTAGCTACCAGTCACACCACTGTTGGCCACTtttcccaggacactgggacacTCAACGATGCCCTTCACAATGTCAGGCAGTTTACAACGTTTCCTAACTGGGTTGATATTTACCCTGTTTCCTGCACTGCTTATTTGATAGTTCCTCAGGCAACCATAAAACCTGCATGTTAATATCTAGCAGGATACTCTGCCTTCAAGGTGGATCAAGCACTATCACTCAGTGTTAATCCATTATATGCCCAAATTTGTCAGCAATACACCAAATAACTGGCAGGAAGAAAAGGAGCACACATTACACATTCAATTTAGTCTCTCAGAGCATTACGCAGAAAAGTGTCGCATTCCTGATGCTCACTACCAAAGCATGACACAGCAGTTCTCCCTGCCTGAGAGTTTCCTCTCAaggcagacacagagacacatttGCACgtgcatacacatgtacacaaacaCTTTTTATTGAGgagaaattcacataacataaaattagccatctaaatgaacaattcagtggcatttagtacattcacaatattgtcCATTTCTATCTAATTCACAGTCAAATGCATCAAAGCTCTGTAGAATACGAAAAGTAGCCTGTGTGCAAGAAACGCAAAATTTTACAAATGcaacagaatttaattttttttaagagaatactCAGTGTTTATAAGGATTAGGTAAAATGAGTACTCTCATACACTTATAATATACAAGTTGATAtataattcattaataaaatcaatttagCAAAAACATCTATCAACTGATTCAAAATGATATACACTAATTCAATTTCACCCTTGAGATCTTatcattaaaaagcaattttaaaggcAAACAAAGCTTTTTACACAAAAGATGCTTCATGGGtcttattaaaaattaaggaagagggagagaaatagaatTTAGAAGCCAAATACCCCAAAGTGAGAGAACAGAACATACACATTCACATGGCAGACTGTGTAGTCATCATGAAGGGTGTCCGTAAATATATGGTAAATATAAGCATTGTCTCAAGCTAAGTTTAAAAATTccaacatataattttatatatatagtttatttttaactatgccaactttgttttttaaaaactccgTAGTTGTGCCTGAAAGGAAAATAGCAAACGTTCTAAGTCATTTTTCTTCCTAGGTTGGGGAAGAGGGGTGGAGCACAAGCTCTCACTCACAATGCCTGGCTCTGAATCCTAGATTTCTAGCTGTGTAACCCTGAACAAGTAACATATGCCTCTCTGTGCGTGCCCCAGCTTCTGCATCCGTGAAGTGGGGAGCATTCCGTGTGAAGTACTTAGACAAATATAAGCACTCAAGAAATGTTACTGGCATTTTAATTATCTGCTATTCCGAGAACAGCCCAATGAGAAATACAAAGTAGATCTTAAAGTCCTATAGACTATCTTGAGAGATCAACTCAAGTCTGTCAGCAGTCCTAATTTCAGCAGACCTTAAGGAACTCAAGGTGTCTGTCAcgtatgatttttttccctcaggttCTCACTATGGATTCTGGGTGCCCTTTGGAGCACTTGCATGCCTTACTAGgtggtctttttattattttccccatcccTTCCTTAATATGGCAGAAATGGGAGAAGACCTCTATTGTATTTAATTTGACTACATTAAATTGAGGTCAATTTGGGGGAATCTAAAATGATATGTGGATTTTTCACTAATGGTAATAATACCATGTTACACAATGTGAGAAATACTTCACCATGAGTAGTCACTATGCAGATGTGATTAGCAGCTGCGGGAAGATTTAGCTATGATGTAGCCACTAGCATTCACCCATGAATGTTCTTTTACTTGGATGCTTGTAACTCATTTGATATCTGCAGCTCTTGTCCAAGGACAGAATGCAATTttaagatcaaatgaaatataataaattacGGATATAGAATTAGTATCTTTCTAGCATTTTTCTCCAGGGCAGTGGTGACAGCAAATACTTCACTGTTAACAAAACAGCTTCAATACCAGCAGTATCTGTGTATTCTACTCTCCACAAGTTAAAAATCCAGCAGgcattatttttatagttcttttatcTAGTTTTCTTAGGTCCATCTAAGAAATTCCCAAAAAGGACCCCAACTCCTAGGGATGAGATTATGACATATACtagataaaagggaaaaacagcTGGAATGATTAATCTTTCACAGTTGTATGCATTTCTTGCCAGGATCTCAATAGGCTTTGCTGGTAATATTTCTGCTTttgcagaacaaaataaaaagaagagaaatgcacTCATGCCTTTCCAGTTGTGCTTCACCATGACAGTGATACTAAGCAATGTGGCAATAACTATACTAGGTTCTCAGAAGCCTCTCCAATAGGTAACTGTGTGACAGAAATAAGGTCTGCCTCCTGTCACTAGTGCAAAGGCATGTACCACAGTGCCTAAGACAGAATGGATGAGTTCACTGTGTGCTTGCTGAGTGCTAGTGACCCAGAAAAGCCAAAACctaaatttcaccaaagacagaAGTTCCACGTGTTAATCTCAAACACCGTGTGTTGGCAATCAAAACAGGAGTCCACCACCTTCTGCctggcaatttttaaaactacagcAAGTAAAAAGACTTGAAAACTTTTGAAGCGACTTTTTAGAAGTCATGTAAATAGGAGCTTCATAATACAAGTAAGAGAATGATGCGGGCTCCCTTCTTTTTACTCTTGGATTTAAGTATTGCCTTTCTTTTAAGGAAACTCTGTGGCATCCAAACATCCTTATTGAAAATGTGTTGTAGGAGCAGCCCTGAAGTCAATTAGTAGCAAACAACTGCAAAGTAAGAGAAAAGGAACccacatgttttttaaagatttatttatttattggagggagggagagagagagtgcaggagagagggaaagagaaacttgAGGACTCTgcgatgagcacagagcccaacaacaCAGggctcatgactctgagatcacaacttgcCAGAAaacaagagtccaatgctcaactgacCGGGCCACCCCACCATCCCCCTCCCACATGCCTTTTAAACAAAAGCACACTCTTCCACACTAATTCTGAGTACCATTCTTAGGGTTAAGCACTGTCCATGAGTATGTATGTGTCAGCACAGATATAAACAGTGGAGAAagcatgaaaaaagaaagcttgCCAGGAACCTACTTCTATCATGCAACTCCTCTGCTCACAAATCAACAGTGGCTTCTTATTACCTGTTGAATGAAGTCTAAAATTCTCTAATTTCCAAAGACTTCCACAATCTAATAACCCCCAAGGCTAAGCTAGTATGGGTCCCCCTAGCAATGTCCCCCAACCAGTACTCATACCCCACACACTCACCACTCACTGTTCCCTCCCTAAAATAACAGCCAAGGTTAAGCGATCACTCTTTGGAGCACCTTTCACTTTTTACTGTAGTCTTTGTCTCTACTTTCTGTTACTCAATCTTAGGAAGCTTTCCAACTTAGTTCTATGCCGTATCTGTCCTCCCAGTCCAAGTTGACTTCTCTGAACTCTTCAGATTCAATCACCCAATTTAGTCTACTGCACATTTGAAATATGGTTGGCTCATGAGAACAGCTTACTCCCTAAAGAGACTGTGTTATATTTCGGTTTTCCTGCACAGTTTGTCTCTCAACTATGCAGTCAATTCAATTGTTGATACaaagaaatatctattgaataaGGACAGACAGTGAGTATGATAGGCAAGGAGAAGCaaagacaggaagagggaaaaattcagacccagaaagagaggggaaaaaaaagcagacaaaaagtACTCAAAGAGAAATACTTTTATGAAGATACAAAAGAATTGTTAAGTCCCAAGAACTGCCTCAACTACAGACTGCATTCCAATGGCCTACATCTGCACTAGATCACTGCACAACCCAGTGTATCAAACACACAGAGCTCTATGATGACTCATCACAGTATAAAGACATTCTGAATGCTCCTTCCACAGGCCACAGGCCTAGCCCATTATTAGCTTCTATAAAATGATGCACATATTATCTTGTATAAAACCTGATGCAAAAGCTCAGACATCCTTTgaatacatatcatatatataaaaacaaccactaaaactaaaagagaaatcTTCTGGTTTGAAAAAAACACTCTATGATCTACCTTAAATTTCCCAATTCTAAAAACATCAGACTACAAGGAATATATAAGTCtgttcttatttgaaaaaataaacatcatttgcTGTGAACAACATATTAATGCTATGCAGATAAAGACAGGACAGTACGTTTAGCTCCAAGGGATTCTTACTGAGTCTTGGTTGAAACACCTACTGGACACAAGACTAGCCTCTATATTAGGTTCCTGGAATCAAGCTAATTTCATTATCTGAGCCATTTTTGTTGGGTACTTATTTTCCCCAATGCTGAGGCTCCCTGGATAGTCCGGAAGGTTTACATGACAAAGAAGGTTACTGAATATTACATTAGACTCCTCTAGCggtctttaaaaatgtgaaaagatgcaAGAAGAAGTCTCTCCATTTTTCTAGATCTACAACAGTTATCTCCTGAATCTAGGCCTGGTGCTTTctctaatattaaaaattaattaaaatctacAAATTCTTGCTCCATCACCCTTGCATCCTCTGAAGAAGGGATTAACATTTAACTTCTATCTTGGTCTTAAAAGTGCAGAGAAA
This genomic window contains:
- the NAP1L5 gene encoding nucleosome assembly protein 1-like 5 is translated as MADSENQGPAEPSQAAAEAAEEVMAEGGAQGGDSDSAAGPTAEEPQTPADNAPKPKNDFIESLPNSVKCRVLALKKLQKRCDKIEAKFDKEFQALEKKYNDIYKPLLAKIQELTGEMEGCAWTLEGEEDDDDEEEYEDEEEGEEEEEEEEEAAAEAAVEAAAAKDEGPHSAVPDDAKK